A stretch of Cytophagales bacterium DNA encodes these proteins:
- the lpxD gene encoding UDP-3-O-(3-hydroxymyristoyl)glucosamine N-acyltransferase, protein MEFNLEQIAHILNGELEGDGSLKVSRISSIEAGQQGSVTFLSNPKYEPFLYKTSATAAIVSKSLELREPVSTSLIRVDDPYASFTTLLAEYQRLTSVTKTGQESPNFIHPSAQIGKDVYVGAFAYIGEGAVIGDGAQVYPQTYVGDHVQIGAQSILYAGVKVYANCQIGSKCTVQSGAVLGSDGFGFAPQADGTYQTIPQLGKVIVEDHVDIGANTVVDCATFDATVIKSGVKLDNLIQVAHNVEIGENTVIAAQAGVSGSTKIGKQCVIGGQAGIVGHLKVADGTKIQAQSGMTKNTKPDSAWYGSPAIAYNNYVKSYAIFRKLPDVIKRLGDLEEKLLNLAPEKGSGSHG, encoded by the coding sequence ATGGAATTTAATCTAGAGCAGATAGCTCATATCCTCAACGGCGAACTGGAAGGCGATGGTAGCCTCAAAGTATCAAGGATTAGCAGCATTGAGGCAGGGCAGCAAGGAAGCGTTACCTTTCTTTCTAACCCGAAATACGAGCCATTTCTTTACAAAACTTCCGCCACCGCCGCGATTGTAAGCAAATCATTGGAACTCCGGGAGCCCGTCAGTACTTCTTTGATCCGAGTTGATGATCCATACGCCAGCTTTACGACCCTGCTTGCAGAATATCAACGGCTTACTTCTGTTACAAAAACCGGACAGGAATCTCCAAACTTCATCCATCCGAGTGCACAAATTGGAAAAGATGTTTACGTCGGTGCATTTGCCTACATCGGTGAAGGTGCTGTGATTGGCGATGGCGCACAGGTCTACCCACAAACCTACGTCGGAGATCATGTACAAATCGGAGCACAAAGTATCCTCTATGCAGGAGTGAAGGTCTACGCCAATTGCCAGATTGGCTCGAAATGCACCGTTCAATCCGGGGCGGTACTGGGTAGCGATGGATTTGGATTCGCTCCACAGGCCGACGGCACCTATCAGACGATCCCTCAATTGGGTAAAGTCATCGTGGAAGATCATGTGGACATTGGAGCCAATACTGTAGTTGATTGTGCCACATTTGACGCGACAGTCATTAAAAGCGGCGTGAAGCTTGATAACTTAATTCAGGTGGCGCATAATGTAGAAATTGGAGAAAACACGGTCATTGCGGCACAGGCAGGAGTCTCAGGCTCTACCAAAATCGGAAAACAATGTGTGATTGGTGGACAGGCCGGAATTGTCGGACATTTGAAAGTGGCAGATGGCACCAAAATACAGGCACAATCGGGAATGACGAAAAACACAAAACCAGATAGTGCCTGGTACGGTAGTCCCGCCATCGCTTACAACAATTATGTCAAATCTTATGCAATCTTCAGGAAGCTGCCAGATGTAATCAAACGGCTAGGTGATCTTGAAGAAAAACTTCTAAATTTGGCGCCCGAAAAAGGTAGCGGCTCTCACGGCTGA
- the lpxA gene encoding acyl-ACP--UDP-N-acetylglucosamine O-acyltransferase: MTKPAPYIHPDAKLGKNVIVEPFAYIEADVVIGDNTWIGPNTCIMEGARIGNNCKIFSGAQIAAVPQDLKYEGEKTYAIIGDNTSIREFVTVSRGTKAHGETSIGSNCLLMNYVHIAHDCILGDHCILSNSVQVAGHVEIGDYTVVGGMAGFRQFIKVGAHVMISGKAFVRKDVPPYVSAAREPLGYSGVNALGLRRRGFSNEVINQIQEMYRVIYMSDYNTSKALTVLEKEITPSKERDTIIDFIRSSERGIMKGVE, encoded by the coding sequence ATGACGAAACCTGCACCTTACATTCACCCAGATGCGAAATTGGGTAAAAACGTAATTGTAGAACCTTTCGCTTATATTGAAGCAGATGTGGTCATTGGCGATAATACCTGGATCGGGCCTAATACCTGTATCATGGAAGGAGCTCGGATAGGAAACAATTGCAAAATTTTTTCAGGAGCGCAAATCGCCGCAGTACCCCAGGACCTCAAATACGAAGGTGAAAAAACTTATGCAATTATTGGAGATAACACCTCCATACGTGAATTCGTCACCGTTTCCAGGGGTACAAAAGCACATGGAGAAACATCCATTGGTTCGAACTGTCTACTCATGAATTATGTCCATATTGCCCATGATTGCATCTTGGGCGATCACTGCATTTTATCCAATTCGGTTCAAGTAGCGGGACATGTGGAAATTGGAGATTACACTGTGGTGGGTGGAATGGCGGGTTTCCGGCAGTTCATCAAGGTGGGAGCACATGTAATGATTTCCGGCAAGGCCTTTGTAAGAAAGGATGTTCCTCCATATGTTTCCGCAGCAAGAGAACCTCTGGGGTATAGCGGCGTGAACGCCCTGGGCCTCCGAAGAAGAGGTTTTTCAAATGAAGTCATCAATCAAATTCAGGAAATGTATCGTGTGATCTACATGAGTGATTACAATACCTCCAAAGCACTTACGGTGTTAGAAAAGGAGATCACACCATCGAAAGAAAGAGATACCATCATTGATTTCATACGTTCCTCTGAACGGGGAATTATGAAAGGTGTAGAATAA
- a CDS encoding bifunctional UDP-3-O-[3-hydroxymyristoyl] N-acetylglucosamine deacetylase/3-hydroxyacyl-ACP dehydratase — protein MKLNQHTVKEKITISGIGLHTGVVSNMTFVPTKPNHGIKFQRIDLEGQPIIHADVDNVVDLSRGTSIEENGARINTVEHTLAALVGLEIDNVLIQLDGPEPPILDGSSERFIDSILEVGLEEQNAQRNFFEVPKSVFYKDEKNDVELVALPLDDYRVTVMVDYKSPVLGSQHATLNNIEDFHKDISPARTFCFLHEIEELYKNNLIKGGDLSNAIVIVDREVEEDELDYLTDLLKKDKVQPTGKGILNNVELRYNNEPARHKLLDVMGDLALLGRPIKGQIMAARPGHAANIAFAKLLKDAMKSQKDQAPRYDPNQPAVCDIRDIQKLLPHRYPFLLIDKVIHLDEEKVCGIKNVTQNEPFFQGHFPGNPVFPGVLQIEAVAQVGGILAMGTLEDPQNYLTYFLGIENFKFRKMVVPGDTLIIQCDLIAPIRRGFVKMKGRAFVGDQLVCEGTMTAVLTKKEA, from the coding sequence ATGAAGCTAAATCAGCACACCGTCAAGGAAAAAATCACGATTTCAGGGATCGGCCTGCATACCGGCGTGGTGTCCAATATGACTTTTGTTCCGACTAAGCCCAATCATGGCATCAAGTTTCAACGAATCGATCTGGAAGGTCAACCGATCATCCATGCAGATGTTGACAATGTGGTCGATCTCTCAAGAGGTACTTCGATAGAAGAAAACGGGGCACGGATCAACACTGTCGAGCATACCCTGGCCGCACTCGTGGGACTTGAAATTGATAACGTATTGATTCAGCTGGATGGACCCGAACCTCCAATTTTGGATGGCAGTTCTGAACGATTCATCGATTCCATTCTGGAAGTAGGTCTGGAAGAACAAAATGCACAGCGGAATTTCTTCGAAGTTCCTAAAAGTGTCTTCTACAAAGACGAGAAAAACGACGTTGAATTGGTGGCTTTACCTCTGGATGATTATCGTGTCACCGTGATGGTAGACTATAAATCACCAGTACTGGGTAGTCAACACGCCACACTTAATAATATCGAGGATTTCCACAAGGACATTTCTCCAGCCCGTACTTTTTGCTTTTTACATGAGATCGAGGAGTTGTATAAAAACAACCTGATCAAAGGAGGAGATTTAAGTAATGCCATTGTGATTGTGGACCGTGAGGTGGAGGAAGATGAACTCGATTACCTGACTGACTTACTTAAAAAAGATAAAGTACAGCCAACAGGTAAAGGAATTTTGAATAACGTTGAATTGCGTTATAATAATGAACCTGCGAGACACAAACTGTTGGATGTCATGGGTGATTTGGCTTTATTAGGTCGCCCTATTAAAGGTCAAATCATGGCCGCCAGACCTGGACATGCAGCAAACATAGCCTTTGCCAAACTGCTGAAAGACGCCATGAAATCGCAAAAGGATCAGGCTCCCAGATATGATCCAAATCAACCGGCGGTCTGCGATATTCGTGACATCCAAAAACTACTCCCACATCGCTATCCTTTTCTCTTGATCGACAAAGTAATTCATTTAGATGAGGAAAAAGTTTGTGGAATCAAGAACGTGACTCAAAACGAACCATTTTTTCAGGGTCATTTTCCTGGAAACCCTGTATTCCCAGGGGTTCTGCAAATTGAAGCTGTTGCTCAAGTCGGTGGAATTCTTGCAATGGGTACTTTAGAAGATCCGCAAAATTATTTGACCTACTTCCTAGGCATAGAAAATTTCAAGTTTCGTAAAATGGTTGTCCCTGGTGATACGTTAATCATTCAATGCGACTTAATTGCCCCAATCAGACGAGGTTTTGTGAAAATGAAAGGGAGAGCGTTTGTAGGAGACCAATTGGTTTGTGAAGGGACAATGACCGCTGTATTGACAAAAAAAGAGGCATGA
- a CDS encoding HD domain-containing protein, with the protein MNKKKIFNDPVYGFISVQSDLIFDIIQHPYFQRLRRIKQLGLTDFVYPGALHTRFHHAIGAMHLMEQALESLRSKGHMIFDAEAEAAIIAILLHDIGHGPFSHTLEFSLFRDIHHEQITLWTMKKLNREFGGRLDMAIQVYQGHYPRKFLTQLVSSQLDTDRMDYLQRDCFFTGVSEGTIGAERIIKMLNLVDDELVVEEKAIYSLENFLSARRLMYWQVYLHKTAISAERMLIELIKRAKKLTQEGKEITATPALKLFLERDITQKDFEDDPDILDVFMVMDDTDIWGSIKFWSNHKDRVLHTISKMLLHRKLFRVKLLNEKTPKESYDQLVGEVARAWDFSETDARYFVRKGTVTNAAYIASGQSIKVLMKDGTVLDVAHATDLPNIKAMSKIVKKYYLCWPKDINFTA; encoded by the coding sequence TTGAATAAAAAGAAGATCTTTAATGATCCGGTCTACGGATTCATTTCTGTACAATCCGATCTGATTTTCGACATCATCCAACATCCCTATTTCCAACGATTAAGGAGGATCAAGCAACTAGGCCTTACAGATTTCGTCTATCCGGGTGCATTGCATACCCGATTTCATCATGCCATTGGGGCCATGCACCTGATGGAACAGGCACTGGAGTCGCTGCGATCCAAAGGTCATATGATTTTTGATGCAGAAGCCGAAGCAGCCATCATTGCCATTTTACTTCATGATATTGGTCATGGGCCATTTTCGCATACGTTAGAATTCAGCTTGTTTCGTGACATCCACCATGAGCAAATCACGTTATGGACCATGAAGAAGCTCAATCGGGAATTTGGTGGACGCCTGGACATGGCCATCCAGGTCTATCAGGGACATTATCCCAGGAAGTTTTTGACCCAACTGGTCTCCAGTCAATTGGATACCGATCGAATGGACTACCTTCAGCGTGACTGTTTTTTCACAGGTGTAAGTGAAGGAACCATCGGAGCGGAACGCATCATCAAAATGTTGAATCTGGTCGATGATGAACTGGTCGTGGAAGAAAAAGCGATTTACAGCCTCGAAAATTTCCTTAGCGCACGTAGGTTGATGTACTGGCAGGTCTATCTTCACAAGACAGCCATCAGTGCCGAACGTATGTTGATCGAATTGATCAAACGTGCTAAAAAACTAACACAGGAAGGAAAAGAAATCACTGCCACTCCAGCCTTGAAATTATTTCTGGAAAGAGACATTACTCAAAAGGATTTTGAAGATGACCCTGACATTCTGGATGTATTCATGGTCATGGATGATACCGATATTTGGGGTTCCATCAAGTTTTGGTCCAATCACAAGGACCGGGTATTGCACACCATCAGCAAAATGCTGCTGCACCGAAAACTCTTCCGCGTGAAGTTGCTCAATGAGAAAACTCCGAAAGAAAGTTATGATCAATTGGTCGGAGAAGTCGCCAGGGCCTGGGACTTTTCGGAAACGGATGCTCGATATTTCGTAAGAAAAGGAACAGTAACCAATGCGGCATATATCGCGTCTGGACAAAGTATCAAGGTACTTATGAAAGATGGTACGGTTTTGGACGTTGCTCATGCCACGGACTTGCCCAACATCAAGGCCATGAGCAAGATTGTGAAAAAATATTACCTATGTTGGCCTAAAGACATCAACTTTACAGCGTAA
- a CDS encoding PglZ domain-containing protein, with amino-acid sequence MKYKILWADDEIDLLKPHILFLNNKGYDVVPVLSGADALEEIDHDTFDAVFLDENMPGMTGLETLNYIKSTHPNLPVIMITKSEEEYIMEEAIGSKIADYLIKPLNPNQILLSIKKILDNDRLVSEKTNLHYQQEFRNLSMELNEVTDYKEWAELYKKLVYWEIEIDNTEDKSMHEVFQMQKSEANTNFAKFIKEEYVDWLNDPDIDRPLLSHQVLKKLVFPELKEDRPTFLIVIDNLRQDQWEVIEPEIAKMFEIDYKQQYYSILPTTTAYARNALFSGLMPKDIAKYHPDLWVGEDKEEGKNAHEKELLARHLKKERLDIRFSYHKIIQAHEGRQFTDSINNLMSNRLNAVVYNFVDMLSHARTDMQMIRQLAPDESAYRSLTLSWFTHSSLHDTLKKLSEKDVKVLITTDHGTVRVNRPEKIVGDRNTNTNLRYKAGRNLAFDEEAIYSSRNPDELKLPKVNVSTAYAFASEDSFFAYPNNYNYYVNFYKDTFQHGGISLEEMIIPFISLSPK; translated from the coding sequence ATGAAGTACAAAATTCTCTGGGCAGACGATGAAATTGACCTTTTAAAGCCACATATCCTATTCTTGAACAACAAAGGCTATGATGTGGTGCCTGTCCTGAGTGGAGCAGATGCGTTGGAGGAAATTGATCACGATACGTTTGATGCTGTTTTTCTGGATGAGAACATGCCAGGAATGACAGGACTGGAAACCTTGAACTATATCAAATCAACTCATCCGAATCTGCCGGTGATCATGATCACCAAGAGTGAAGAGGAGTACATCATGGAAGAAGCCATCGGATCCAAGATCGCGGATTACCTGATCAAGCCCCTCAATCCCAATCAAATCCTCTTGTCTATCAAGAAAATACTGGACAATGACCGGTTGGTGTCTGAAAAGACCAACCTCCATTATCAGCAGGAGTTCCGAAATCTAAGCATGGAACTTAATGAAGTGACGGATTACAAGGAGTGGGCAGAATTGTACAAGAAGCTAGTCTATTGGGAGATAGAAATTGACAATACCGAAGACAAAAGCATGCATGAGGTTTTCCAAATGCAAAAAAGTGAAGCCAATACGAATTTCGCCAAGTTTATCAAAGAAGAGTATGTGGATTGGTTGAACGATCCTGATATTGATCGGCCATTGTTATCCCATCAGGTATTGAAAAAGCTTGTATTTCCAGAGCTCAAAGAAGATCGACCAACCTTTTTGATCGTGATTGATAACTTGAGACAAGACCAGTGGGAGGTAATCGAACCGGAAATCGCTAAAATGTTCGAGATCGATTACAAGCAGCAGTACTATTCGATCTTGCCAACAACCACGGCTTATGCCCGCAACGCATTATTCTCGGGATTAATGCCCAAGGATATCGCGAAGTATCATCCTGATCTTTGGGTAGGAGAGGACAAGGAAGAAGGAAAAAATGCCCATGAGAAGGAGCTTTTGGCCAGACATTTGAAAAAAGAACGACTGGACATTCGTTTTTCTTACCATAAGATCATTCAGGCACATGAAGGTCGGCAATTCACAGATAGTATCAATAACCTGATGTCCAATCGACTGAATGCGGTGGTTTACAATTTCGTGGACATGCTCTCACATGCGAGAACAGACATGCAAATGATTCGACAACTGGCCCCTGATGAGTCTGCTTATCGTTCATTGACCTTAAGTTGGTTTACCCACTCTTCCTTGCATGACACATTGAAGAAGCTTTCAGAAAAAGATGTGAAAGTACTGATCACTACGGATCATGGAACAGTGCGTGTCAATCGGCCTGAAAAGATTGTTGGGGACAGAAATACCAATACAAATTTGCGTTACAAAGCGGGTAGAAACCTCGCTTTCGATGAGGAGGCGATCTATTCATCCAGAAACCCGGATGAACTGAAGCTACCTAAAGTCAACGTAAGTACGGCCTATGCCTTTGCGAGCGAAGATTCATTCTTTGCTTACCCCAATAATTATAATTACTATGTGAATTTCTATAAAGACACTTTCCAGCACGGTGGGATCAGTTTGGAGGAAATGATCATTCCTTTCATTTCCCTTTCACCTAAATGA
- a CDS encoding transmembrane 220 family protein, whose amino-acid sequence MVTKIIKAFLGLLFIVFAAVQYNDPDPYAWMAIYGVVGLVFLVSLLRPVSKRAVGFLIIALLVYSLTFIPGFWEWLNRPEKSEIFGEMIYDRPYIEQTREFLGLLIACSALFYLYRKS is encoded by the coding sequence ATGGTCACTAAAATTATAAAGGCCTTTTTAGGCCTTTTATTCATTGTTTTTGCAGCTGTTCAATATAATGATCCTGATCCTTATGCCTGGATGGCCATTTATGGAGTGGTAGGGCTCGTCTTTTTGGTGAGTCTCCTAAGGCCAGTGTCCAAAAGGGCAGTGGGGTTTTTGATCATTGCCTTGTTGGTTTATTCCCTGACCTTCATTCCGGGATTTTGGGAATGGTTGAATCGACCGGAGAAGTCGGAGATTTTTGGAGAGATGATTTATGACCGACCTTACATTGAGCAAACCAGAGAGTTTCTGGGCTTGCTGATTGCTTGCAGTGCATTGTTCTATTTGTATCGCAAAAGTTAG
- a CDS encoding methyl-accepting chemotaxis protein, with protein MFIAKSAKKASGLTYMTANEETWLRKVVLNRGIDPKMPELLKKRLLLTNGISFGLLFYPGLLALFASSFDYGYVGPYFLAFTIIPALALFTIQYNHVLARLAILGITPIYMVVATIWANQHFTETGIDVGLMNVHLLKPFIPLAIVGTLMVIDFKRELGLFLLLIIFQLVTFSFFHQLLALGIIIDNLPYEQLGWELHQGLWIASILVLISMVLFLMVIHSNFEQSISEQNERLERQSEEVAAKNKELKRQRRNLVLTLEDIKYVLKEATEAGNLHVRINTDHKKDEWKELSESLNRLFETVATPFLEIDRIANALAKGDLSQRYEMEAKGTINDLANNLNQGLNILEELLRDLALQIREIGASSKQITTESQEILLGTQEIAASTKEMSEGANNQLNKIDRSSSLIQGIVNLSGKVNEQAVTINRAAEGGVQESTGGFQVIQQTDQVMKEVQGLSGESGESIAILTEITQEISGVLNMIKDIAAQTNLLALNAAIEAAQAGDAGRGFAVVAEEIRKLANDSRSFAKDIEKLIGEVQTSTRSTSDLISKMAERIKSAEQSTINTSAAFRGITTSYTKTLEHANSIVNAAQQQTHDVRQVESITEEIVVIAEETASGTEEIASSSSQLSNSMSDYFKQTELVMTVAQSLIEKVDQFKLTDANISKGE; from the coding sequence TTGTTTATCGCCAAGTCCGCTAAAAAAGCATCTGGCCTGACCTACATGACTGCAAACGAGGAAACCTGGTTAAGAAAAGTGGTCCTAAACCGGGGCATCGATCCAAAAATGCCTGAGTTGCTGAAAAAGCGATTACTGCTTACCAATGGCATTTCATTTGGTTTATTATTCTATCCCGGACTCCTGGCACTTTTTGCCTCTAGCTTTGATTATGGCTATGTCGGCCCATATTTTCTGGCATTCACGATCATCCCGGCATTAGCATTATTCACCATCCAATACAATCACGTACTTGCAAGGTTAGCCATCCTTGGAATCACGCCGATTTACATGGTCGTCGCCACCATTTGGGCCAATCAGCATTTTACGGAAACCGGAATTGACGTGGGACTAATGAATGTCCATCTACTTAAACCTTTTATTCCTCTGGCCATCGTCGGCACGTTAATGGTTATTGATTTTAAGAGAGAACTCGGATTATTCCTGTTACTGATCATCTTTCAGCTTGTCACTTTCTCCTTCTTTCATCAATTATTGGCACTGGGAATTATCATTGACAACTTACCCTATGAACAATTAGGCTGGGAACTACACCAGGGGCTTTGGATCGCCAGTATTTTGGTGCTTATTTCCATGGTTTTATTCTTGATGGTTATCCATTCCAATTTCGAGCAGAGCATCTCCGAACAAAATGAACGACTTGAGCGACAAAGTGAAGAAGTTGCAGCTAAAAACAAAGAGCTAAAGCGCCAACGAAGAAACCTGGTGCTTACCCTTGAAGACATTAAATATGTACTAAAGGAAGCTACAGAAGCTGGTAATCTACACGTTCGGATCAACACAGATCACAAGAAAGATGAGTGGAAAGAACTAAGCGAATCGTTGAATCGACTTTTTGAAACGGTAGCGACTCCATTCCTGGAAATCGACCGCATAGCGAATGCCCTGGCAAAAGGAGATTTGTCTCAACGCTACGAAATGGAGGCAAAAGGCACCATCAATGACCTGGCGAATAATCTGAATCAAGGATTGAACATCCTCGAAGAGCTACTTCGGGACCTGGCGTTACAAATCCGCGAGATTGGCGCTTCTTCAAAACAAATCACGACAGAGAGTCAGGAGATCCTACTTGGCACACAAGAAATTGCCGCATCGACTAAAGAAATGAGCGAAGGGGCAAACAATCAATTGAACAAGATCGACCGCTCCTCTTCCCTGATCCAGGGGATTGTCAACCTTTCCGGAAAAGTGAATGAGCAAGCCGTCACCATCAACCGTGCTGCAGAAGGAGGTGTACAAGAAAGTACCGGCGGTTTTCAAGTGATACAGCAAACGGATCAGGTCATGAAAGAAGTACAGGGCCTGTCAGGAGAGAGCGGCGAATCCATCGCTATCCTCACGGAAATCACACAAGAAATTTCGGGCGTGTTGAACATGATCAAAGACATTGCCGCCCAGACAAATCTCCTCGCTTTGAACGCCGCCATAGAGGCTGCACAGGCTGGTGATGCGGGACGAGGATTTGCAGTCGTGGCTGAGGAAATAAGAAAATTAGCCAACGATTCGAGATCCTTTGCCAAGGACATAGAAAAACTGATCGGGGAAGTACAAACTTCCACCCGCTCTACCTCCGATCTTATTTCAAAAATGGCGGAGCGTATTAAAAGCGCTGAACAATCTACTATTAATACATCAGCTGCTTTTAGAGGCATTACCACATCCTACACCAAGACGCTGGAACATGCCAACAGCATTGTAAATGCAGCCCAACAGCAAACCCATGATGTCCGGCAAGTGGAATCGATCACGGAAGAAATCGTGGTGATTGCTGAGGAAACAGCTTCCGGAACCGAAGAAATTGCCAGCTCCTCTTCGCAGCTTTCCAATAGCATGTCGGATTATTTCAAGCAAACCGAGCTTGTGATGACCGTCGCTCAGTCACTCATAGAGAAGGTAGATCAATTCAAACTGACTGATGCCAATATTTCAAAAGGCGAGTGA
- a CDS encoding ABC transporter ATP-binding protein codes for MEIQLDHINKRFGKQWIFKKLDYKIESNSTHAICGRNGSGKSTLLKIISGYNTATSGKLVYRKNGQQIELENHITAVNYAAPYQQLLEELTLSEHLKFHFQFKESLISPEEIVARVGLEHAQNKFVGDFSSGMKQRLKLGLALFSQGSLLLLDEPTSNLDEQGIAWYKEEILKKKGTCTIIIASNLRYEYDFADHQLTITDFS; via the coding sequence TTGGAAATCCAACTCGACCATATCAACAAACGATTTGGAAAACAATGGATTTTCAAAAAGCTCGATTACAAAATCGAATCCAATTCAACGCATGCGATTTGTGGTAGGAATGGTTCCGGAAAAAGCACACTGCTAAAAATCATTTCGGGATATAACACAGCCACTTCAGGCAAACTCGTTTATCGAAAAAATGGGCAGCAAATTGAGTTGGAAAATCACATCACAGCCGTCAATTACGCGGCTCCATACCAACAACTACTGGAAGAGTTAACCCTCTCCGAACATCTGAAATTTCACTTTCAATTCAAGGAAAGTTTGATTTCACCTGAAGAAATTGTGGCACGAGTTGGGTTGGAGCATGCTCAAAATAAATTTGTGGGCGACTTCTCTTCTGGCATGAAACAACGACTAAAATTAGGCCTCGCCTTGTTCTCACAAGGCAGCTTACTATTACTCGATGAACCTACCTCAAATCTGGATGAGCAGGGGATCGCCTGGTACAAAGAAGAAATATTGAAAAAAAAAGGTACTTGCACCATCATAATCGCCTCCAATTTACGTTATGAATACGATTTCGCGGATCACCAACTGACGATCACCGACTTTTCTTAA
- a CDS encoding sulfatase: protein MRCFRWLLTLLIASTLWSCTQQPVTDRPPNFIVIFADDMGYGDIGSFGHPTIQTPHLDRMVREGQKWTQFYVAAPVCTPSRAALLTGRYPIRNGMTSKKKGVLFPNSAGGLPQSEVTIAEVLKQKDYATAAIGKWHLGHLPQFLPMKQGFDQYYGIPYSNDMNATVNWSVYGSNVSDPRYQATTDMYNVPLFENEKVIERPANQHTITRRYTEKALEFIEKKQEEPFFLYLAQSLPHIPLFVHEDFHGSSKQGLYGDVIQEIDWSVGKILRKLEELALDQHTIVVFTSDNGPWLAFKTHGGSAGPLRAGKGTTFEGGQRVPAIFWGPGNVEPGVVHEMGSTLDLIQTFAAMSGTKVPHDRKMDGFDLSSVLSGESTIGPRNEFFFWTGAELYAARVGPWKLHIRQTAPITYWNRLGLLDEPELYNLEADIAEKYDLADENQDLVEQLQERLRLHKADITDPLPDNLAATLDEEF from the coding sequence ATGAGGTGTTTTCGTTGGCTGCTTACTCTGCTTATTGCCTCAACGCTGTGGAGTTGTACTCAGCAGCCAGTAACAGACCGTCCTCCGAACTTCATTGTCATATTTGCAGACGACATGGGGTATGGAGACATTGGCAGCTTCGGCCACCCAACCATTCAAACGCCCCATTTAGATCGGATGGTACGGGAGGGTCAGAAATGGACGCAGTTTTATGTGGCGGCACCAGTTTGTACACCTAGCAGGGCCGCATTGCTCACTGGTCGTTATCCGATCAGAAATGGGATGACTTCAAAGAAGAAAGGTGTCCTGTTTCCCAATTCAGCGGGTGGATTACCACAAAGTGAAGTGACGATTGCTGAGGTGTTGAAGCAAAAAGACTATGCCACGGCGGCCATTGGTAAATGGCATCTGGGACACTTGCCTCAATTTTTGCCCATGAAACAAGGTTTTGATCAGTACTACGGGATTCCGTATTCCAACGACATGAATGCTACGGTGAATTGGTCAGTCTATGGTAGTAACGTATCAGATCCCAGGTATCAGGCCACTACGGATATGTACAATGTTCCGCTTTTCGAGAATGAAAAAGTGATTGAACGGCCGGCTAATCAACACACCATCACCCGTCGATACACGGAAAAGGCGCTGGAGTTCATTGAGAAAAAGCAAGAAGAACCATTTTTCTTGTATCTGGCGCAAAGCTTACCACATATTCCTCTTTTCGTGCACGAGGATTTCCATGGCTCCAGTAAGCAGGGCCTTTATGGGGATGTCATTCAGGAAATTGATTGGAGTGTCGGCAAGATCTTAAGAAAACTGGAGGAGCTAGCATTGGACCAACATACCATTGTAGTATTTACTTCTGACAATGGGCCATGGCTGGCTTTTAAAACTCATGGAGGCTCAGCTGGTCCCTTACGAGCAGGGAAAGGAACCACATTTGAAGGAGGACAAAGGGTGCCAGCAATTTTCTGGGGGCCCGGAAATGTGGAGCCGGGAGTAGTCCATGAAATGGGATCGACCTTGGACTTAATTCAGACTTTCGCTGCAATGTCTGGTACCAAAGTACCGCATGATCGTAAAATGGATGGTTTTGACCTGTCATCGGTGCTTTCTGGTGAAAGTACTATCGGACCTAGAAACGAGTTTTTCTTTTGGACAGGTGCAGAGCTCTATGCGGCTCGAGTCGGGCCATGGAAGCTTCATATCCGTCAGACAGCTCCAATTACCTATTGGAATCGATTAGGACTATTGGACGAGCCAGAATTGTATAATCTGGAAGCAGATATTGCTGAAAAATATGACCTGGCTGACGAGAATCAAGACTTGGTGGAACAACTGCAGGAAAGACTCAGGTTACATAAAGCAGATATCACTGATCCATTGCCAGATAATTTAGCCGCAACATTAGATGAGGAGTTTTAG